A region from the Triticum aestivum cultivar Chinese Spring chromosome 3D, IWGSC CS RefSeq v2.1, whole genome shotgun sequence genome encodes:
- the LOC123073977 gene encoding BTB/POZ and MATH domain-containing protein 1-like — translation MVPAPTIPPDFQQLLLRPAKIPHSSKVTFLVEDTKFRAHRLVLAMRLPVFAAELFGHMRESTAQRVRIEDMRASTFRVMLQFIYTDELPVKPNNGEESGSSHNNFKREFMARGREVMVHKLLVAANRVELMCENILCESIDLATVMTTLLLVRGRQRCCQLKDSCIKYITSSPDMYDAVKATKEYEELKETCSSFRIEESEIHAHWLIIAMQSLLLYETLVVSTTNSVVRIGDMKAVVLKAVLHFVYTDELVPVNEMVVAREMLAAACWFRLERMKAMCKNLLAHLVLKDNAMSTLELALLHRCEELKIYCNDFIERAMK, via the exons ATGGTGCCGGCGCCCACCATCCCCCCGGATTTCCAGCAGCTTCTACTACGTCCGGCAAAGATCCCCCACTCATCAAAAGTGACCTTCCTCGTCGAGGATACCAAGTTCCGCGCCCACAGGCTTGTGCTTGCTATGCGGTTGCCGGTCTTCGCCGCGGAGCTCTTTGGTCACATGAGGGAGAGCACCGCTCAACGTGTCAGGATCGAGGACATGCGAGCCTCCACATTCAGGGTCATGCTCCAATTCATCTATACTGACGAGCTTCCCGTCAAGCCAAACAACGGCGAGGAATCAGGAAGCAGTCATAATAATTTCAAAAGGGAATTCATGGCGAGGGGCCGTGAAGTCATGGTACACAAGCTGCTTGTGGCCGCTAATCG CGTCGAGCTCATGTGCGAGAACATACTATGCGAGAGCATCGATCTGGCAACTGTCATGACGACTTTGCTGCTAGTGCGGGGCCGCCAAAGGTGCTGTCAGCTCAAGGATTCCTGCATCAAGTACATAACATCTAGCCCTGATATGTACGACGCGGTGAAGGCGACCAAGGAGTATGAGGAGCTCAAGGAAACATGCAGCTCTTTTAGAATTGAG GAGAGCGAGATTCACGCGCACTGGCTCATCATCGCCATGCAGTCGCTGCTTCTATACGAAACATTAGTGGTGTCGACAACCAACAGTGTCGTACGGATCGGCGATATGAAGGCCGTCGTGCTCAAGGCCGTACTCCACTTTGTCTATACCGACGAGCTGGTTCCTGTGAATGAAATGGTGGTAGCCAGAGAAATGCTGGCGGCGGCATGCTGGTTCCGCCTGGAGAGGATGAAGGCCATGTGCAAGAATTTGCTCGCTCATCTCGTGTTGAAAGACAACGCGATGAGCACTCTGGAGCTGGCATTGCTACACCGCTGCGAGGAGCTCAAGATCTACTGCAACGACTTCATTGAGCGTGCAATGAAGTGA